A window of Bacteroidales bacterium contains these coding sequences:
- the rsgA gene encoding ribosome small subunit-dependent GTPase A, producing the protein MNNEGIVIKSTGSWYLVETPSGNIVNCKIKGKFKTSGIKTTNPVAVGDKVQFDFVDNDNVGIITKIFPRNNYIIRKSTNLSKSEQIIAANIDYCIIIATIKQPRTSTGFIDRILTTAEAYHIPSVIVFNKLDLYDDNDLERLAELMYIYENAGYKVIVTSAVKNIGLEEFRNLLKDKVSLITGHSGVGKSALINTIIPESDIKIGDISQYHEKGKHTTTFATMYKLPIGGYIIDTPGIKEFGLADMDKIEIAERFPEIRKFQHECRFNNCTHTNEPGCAVKEAVEEGLIPEERYNSYLSIISDDYLNKNNYD; encoded by the coding sequence ATGAATAATGAAGGTATAGTTATTAAATCTACCGGAAGTTGGTATCTGGTCGAAACTCCTTCGGGAAACATAGTTAACTGTAAAATTAAGGGAAAGTTTAAAACCTCAGGAATAAAAACTACCAATCCGGTTGCAGTAGGAGATAAGGTGCAATTTGATTTTGTTGATAATGATAATGTTGGTATTATTACAAAAATATTTCCGAGAAATAATTATATCATAAGAAAATCTACAAACCTTTCTAAATCAGAACAAATTATTGCTGCAAATATAGATTATTGTATAATTATAGCAACAATTAAGCAACCGCGGACATCAACAGGATTTATAGACAGAATTCTTACAACTGCCGAAGCTTATCATATACCATCGGTTATTGTTTTTAATAAACTTGATTTGTATGATGATAATGATTTGGAACGCCTTGCAGAGTTGATGTATATTTATGAAAATGCCGGTTATAAGGTTATTGTTACTTCCGCCGTTAAAAATATAGGTTTAGAAGAATTTAGAAATTTATTGAAAGATAAAGTGAGTTTGATTACCGGGCACTCTGGTGTAGGAAAATCGGCACTTATTAATACTATCATACCCGAATCGGATATTAAAATCGGAGATATTTCTCAATACCATGAAAAAGGAAAACATACTACAACTTTTGCAACTATGTATAAACTGCCGATAGGCGGTTATATTATAGATACTCCGGGTATTAAGGAATTCGGGCTTGCCGATATGGATAAAATTGAAATTGCCGAAAGATTTCCTGAAATACGAAAATTTCAACACGAATGCAGGTTTAATAATTGTACTCATACCAATGAACCGGGATGTGCGGTTAAAGAAGCAGTCGAAGAAGGTTTGATACCGGAGGAAAGATACAATAGTTATTTGAGTATTATATCAGATGATTACCTTAATAAGAATAATTACGATTAA
- a CDS encoding ABC transporter permease gives MFKQILKIIWKERKPNAWLFFELMIGFTVLWFCADYLYFIAKRINEPLGKDISNVYQVRVKVKPEAFLDYDKEKAELMLEDLWTIYDRIKSYSGVEAISISRKGYEDIHYMVDSVSVHRGEITQMIVTSEYFDVFKLNLINGRFFNEEDAFDSRNVIISGNYKDEFGKKTAEKVEKILGKKPGISQDISNEYNVVGVVEKNKDKSYNYYSSYVYHPLSKNDKALIETSIIYIRVSSNAGNDFPDKFVNDMYDQISIEPFYLSGITDVETIQDDNIKTAKQVNERNSMLVISLFLIFNVFLGVLGTFWLKIDINRKNIGLRRAVGASKFSIQSMFFQEAMVLLLIASCLGFILCFNITLMDILYDLGIPQARNIRYKYYEPMPPIQYWINSGLTLLFLFIIVCISVSYPAKKASDIPPAGIIKN, from the coding sequence ATGTTTAAACAAATATTGAAAATAATTTGGAAAGAGCGTAAACCTAATGCTTGGCTTTTTTTTGAATTAATGATTGGATTTACTGTACTTTGGTTTTGTGCCGATTATCTATATTTTATCGCAAAAAGAATCAATGAACCATTGGGTAAAGATATTAGTAATGTTTACCAAGTGCGAGTAAAAGTAAAACCGGAAGCCTTTTTGGATTATGACAAAGAAAAAGCTGAGCTAATGTTGGAAGATTTATGGACTATTTACGACAGAATTAAATCTTATTCTGGTGTTGAAGCGATAAGCATTTCAAGAAAAGGTTACGAAGATATACATTATATGGTTGATTCTGTTAGCGTACATAGGGGAGAGATAACGCAAATGATTGTTACTTCGGAATATTTTGATGTATTTAAGTTGAATTTAATTAATGGTAGATTTTTTAACGAGGAAGACGCCTTTGATAGTAGAAATGTTATCATTAGCGGAAACTATAAAGATGAGTTTGGTAAGAAAACAGCTGAAAAAGTTGAAAAAATATTAGGGAAGAAACCCGGTATATCCCAAGATATTTCTAATGAGTATAATGTGGTTGGCGTAGTTGAAAAAAACAAGGATAAGAGTTACAATTACTATTCAAGTTATGTTTATCATCCTTTGTCTAAAAATGATAAAGCTCTTATTGAAACATCAATTATATATATAAGAGTTAGTTCTAACGCAGGTAATGATTTCCCGGATAAATTTGTAAATGATATGTATGATCAAATATCTATTGAGCCGTTTTATCTTTCCGGTATTACGGATGTGGAAACAATTCAAGATGATAATATTAAAACAGCTAAACAGGTAAATGAGCGAAATTCTATGCTTGTGATATCTTTATTCCTGATTTTCAATGTGTTTTTAGGTGTTTTAGGAACATTTTGGTTGAAAATAGACATTAATAGAAAAAATATTGGTTTACGTCGTGCAGTGGGAGCATCTAAGTTTTCAATACAATCAATGTTTTTTCAAGAAGCAATGGTATTGCTTCTTATTGCGTCATGCCTTGGGTTTATTTTGTGTTTTAACATAACTCTAATGGACATACTATATGATTTAGGCATTCCGCAAGCTAGAAATATCAGATATAAATATTACGAGCCCATGCCGCCAATTCAGTATTGGATTAATAGCGGATTAACCTTGTTATTCTTATTTATAATTGTCTGCATTTCCGTTTCGTATCCTGCTAAGAAAGCATCGGATATTCCACCGGCTGGGATAATTAAAAATTAA
- the dtd gene encoding D-tyrosyl-tRNA(Tyr) deacylase: protein MKVVIQRVSEANVTIEGKIFGAIKTGLMILVGFENEDNREDLEWMAGKITRLRIFPDENNVMNLSVGDIDGEILLISQFTLHASTKKGNRPSYIYAANPEIAIPLYDEFTKLLESQLSKPVQTGIFGADMKVFLINDGPVTIIIDSKNKT, encoded by the coding sequence ATGAAAGTTGTAATACAAAGGGTTAGTGAGGCGAATGTGACAATTGAAGGAAAAATATTCGGCGCAATAAAAACCGGATTGATGATTCTTGTCGGATTTGAAAATGAGGATAATAGAGAAGATTTAGAATGGATGGCAGGAAAGATAACTCGCCTAAGAATCTTTCCCGATGAAAATAATGTAATGAATTTATCAGTCGGAGATATTGACGGAGAAATTTTATTGATTAGTCAATTTACACTTCATGCATCTACAAAGAAAGGAAATCGCCCGTCATATATCTATGCAGCAAATCCGGAAATAGCAATACCGCTTTACGATGAATTTACCAAACTTCTGGAAAGTCAACTTTCTAAGCCCGTACAAACAGGGATATTCGGTGCGGATATGAAAGTTTTCCTAATCAATGATGGCCCTGTTACTATTATTATTGATTCGAAAAATAAAACATAA
- a CDS encoding RidA family protein, translated as MKKVINTTSAPKAIGPYSQAVEVNNMLFVSGQIPVNPIDGSIPGDIVEQTKQVLDNLIAILSAAGYTLDHVVKCTCLLSDMENFQAFNTVYAQYFTKEPPARAAYGVVKLPLGVLVEIEAIAVK; from the coding sequence ATGAAAAAGGTCATAAACACTACAAGTGCACCTAAAGCTATCGGTCCTTACAGTCAGGCTGTAGAAGTAAATAACATGTTGTTCGTTTCGGGACAAATACCCGTTAATCCAATTGACGGTTCAATTCCAGGAGATATTGTTGAGCAAACTAAACAGGTTCTGGATAATCTCATTGCAATATTATCCGCAGCAGGTTATACTTTAGACCATGTAGTAAAATGTACTTGCTTGTTAAGCGATATGGAAAATTTCCAAGCATTTAATACCGTTTATGCACAATACTTTACAAAAGAACCGCCTGCGAGAGCAGCTTACGGAGTAGTAAAATTACCGCTGGGTGTTTTAGTTGAAATTGAAGCTATAGCGGTAAAATAA
- the rpmF gene encoding 50S ribosomal protein L32, which yields MAHPKRKVSSARRDKRRSHHHAEVPQLAVCKTTGEVHQYHRAYMVDGDLYYKGKMVIEGKK from the coding sequence ATGGCACATCCCAAGAGAAAGGTCTCTTCAGCAAGAAGAGATAAAAGAAGATCTCATCATCATGCAGAAGTACCACAATTAGCAGTATGTAAAACTACCGGCGAAGTACACCAATATCATAGAGCATATATGGTTGACGGTGATTTATACTACAAAGGTAAGATGGTAATTGAAGGCAAGAAATAA
- a CDS encoding TonB-dependent receptor, with product MYKVRLLILFTLFFSLINILVSQNATVRGFVYEETTGEPVIFTNVYLHKTTLGAATDLNGYFIISNVPPGDYTLMITSIGYDSLRMDIKLKAGEFKDTKLYVKETIYELEAFQVSAEVQTRRTEVKTAVVNVTPKQIEKIPTIGGQADLAQYLQVLPGVIFTGDQGGQLYIRGGSPVQNKVLMDGMVIYNPFHSIGLFSVFDTDIIRNIDVYSGGFGAEYGGRISSVMDIRTRDGNKRRHSGSVEASTFGAKVMLEGPIVKAKDNSPVSLTYILSAKTSYLNYTDEVFYKYACADDSGLPFSFLDLYGKLSLGLDNGSKINFFGFRYDDKVDNYRGVASYDWDSYGAGMNFVIIPGKTTALLEGGISYSEYSSSMNTLDSLPRYSKIGGFNINLSMTYFYGKHQLKYGLDVTGQDTHYEFRRSNNVTTSTEDFSTEIGGFITGRFSPGNWVIEPGFRFYYYASYGEFSPEPRLAVKYNINSKWRIKASAGLYSQNLMSASSDRDVVNLFYGFLSTPTDIPSKFNGKEVTSDLQKAQHVVLGVEYDPINHLTINIEGYFKNFSQLTNINRDKVYNNTPEFADKPERLRQNYIIESGTAKGFDISAKYEYKRIYLWAVYSLGFVDRYDEQQTYPTHYDRRHNVNILATYSAGKKYDWDFSIRWNYGSGFPFTLSAGYYEMLMIDDIYYNYLTGNGEIGIIYDEKINAGKLPQYHRLDIDAKKTFFLGKNVKLAVSISVTNVYNRANVFYVDRLTGERVDQLPILPSLGLNLTF from the coding sequence ATGTATAAAGTCAGGCTTTTAATACTTTTTACCCTGTTTTTTTCCTTAATAAATATTCTTGTTTCCCAAAATGCAACGGTTAGAGGGTTTGTTTATGAAGAAACAACCGGTGAGCCGGTTATTTTCACAAATGTTTATTTACATAAAACTACACTTGGTGCTGCTACTGACCTCAACGGCTATTTTATTATATCTAATGTTCCGCCGGGAGATTATACTCTTATGATTACTTCTATAGGTTACGATAGTTTAAGAATGGATATAAAACTTAAGGCAGGAGAATTTAAGGATACAAAACTTTATGTAAAAGAAACTATTTATGAATTAGAAGCATTTCAAGTCTCGGCTGAAGTACAAACACGTAGAACTGAAGTAAAAACTGCTGTTGTTAATGTTACTCCAAAACAAATTGAAAAAATTCCAACTATTGGCGGGCAAGCGGATTTAGCTCAATATTTACAAGTTTTACCCGGAGTTATTTTCACTGGCGACCAAGGTGGACAATTATATATTCGCGGCGGTTCTCCGGTTCAAAATAAAGTGTTAATGGACGGGATGGTTATTTATAACCCCTTTCATTCTATAGGTTTATTTTCTGTTTTCGATACGGATATTATTAGAAACATTGATGTTTATTCCGGCGGTTTCGGTGCCGAGTATGGAGGTAGAATATCTTCGGTTATGGATATTAGAACTCGTGATGGAAATAAAAGACGCCATAGCGGTAGTGTTGAAGCAAGTACGTTCGGAGCAAAAGTTATGTTGGAAGGTCCTATTGTTAAAGCTAAGGATAATAGTCCTGTTTCACTTACCTATATCTTGTCGGCAAAAACTTCTTATTTAAATTATACTGATGAAGTTTTTTATAAGTATGCTTGCGCTGATGATTCAGGTTTGCCTTTCTCATTTTTGGATTTATATGGAAAATTATCTTTAGGATTAGATAACGGAAGTAAAATCAATTTTTTTGGTTTTAGATACGATGATAAAGTTGATAATTACAGAGGTGTAGCTAGTTATGATTGGGATTCTTATGGAGCCGGAATGAATTTTGTTATTATTCCCGGAAAAACTACGGCTCTACTTGAAGGTGGTATATCTTATTCGGAATATAGCAGCAGTATGAATACTTTAGATAGTTTGCCGCGCTATAGTAAAATAGGAGGTTTTAATATTAACCTTTCAATGACGTATTTTTATGGTAAACATCAATTAAAATACGGATTGGATGTGACAGGCCAAGATACGCATTACGAATTCAGACGATCTAATAATGTGACAACATCGACTGAGGATTTCTCAACCGAGATAGGCGGTTTTATAACCGGTCGTTTTTCTCCCGGTAATTGGGTCATTGAACCCGGATTTAGATTTTATTATTATGCTTCTTACGGTGAATTTAGTCCGGAACCCCGTCTGGCTGTGAAATATAATATCAATAGTAAATGGAGAATCAAAGCATCGGCAGGATTATACTCCCAGAATCTTATGAGTGCTTCTTCTGATAGAGATGTCGTAAATTTGTTTTACGGATTTTTATCTACGCCGACTGATATCCCAAGCAAATTTAACGGCAAAGAGGTTACCAGCGATTTGCAAAAGGCCCAACATGTTGTTTTAGGTGTGGAATATGACCCGATAAATCATCTTACAATAAATATAGAAGGTTATTTTAAAAATTTCTCGCAACTTACTAATATCAATAGGGATAAAGTATATAATAATACTCCTGAATTTGCCGATAAACCCGAACGTCTGAGACAAAATTATATAATTGAATCGGGTACTGCTAAGGGATTTGATATATCTGCTAAATATGAATACAAGAGAATTTATCTTTGGGCAGTATATTCTTTGGGTTTTGTTGATAGATATGATGAACAGCAAACTTATCCAACGCACTATGACAGAAGACATAATGTAAATATTCTTGCAACATATTCGGCCGGAAAAAAATATGATTGGGATTTTAGTATCAGATGGAATTACGGCAGCGGATTCCCGTTTACCCTTTCGGCAGGATATTATGAAATGCTTATGATTGATGATATTTATTACAACTATCTGACCGGCAATGGCGAAATAGGAATTATTTATGATGAGAAAATAAATGCGGGCAAATTACCTCAATACCATAGATTAGATATTGATGCCAAAAAAACCTTTTTCTTGGGTAAAAATGTGAAATTAGCTGTTTCAATAAGCGTTACAAATGTTTATAATAGAGCTAATGTTTTTTATGTTGACAGGCTTACAGGTGAACGTGTAGATCAATTACCGATATTACCGAGTTTAGGATTGAATCTCACATTCTAA
- a CDS encoding HlyD family efflux transporter periplasmic adaptor subunit has translation MDRIISKKEKQRENTKKILKYSSIIIAVVVAFIILMKLMQGSVSMKNIIVKEVDKGNIEITVNATGKVIPLIEEIIVSPINSRILEVYKNPGDLLSVGEPILLLELSSVETDFNQKLDEREIKRSKLAQYKLNSDNLLSELKMQQNVKEMQLRQLYTELQNEKYLDSIGASTMDKVRQASLSYEVAKLEFEQLKQQIENQKANTEAELRVQQLELSIFEKSLTESERLLKDSRILSPQNATLTFVNNNIGSQVNVGEQVAIVSDLSRFKIDAEIPGSYADKISVGSKVFVKTGLLLLEGTAVNITPSVKNGTISFAVILNDAGNPKLRSGLKTDVYVNYGIKEDVLRIPNGSYYVGKGVYDMWIINGNVAEKRKVNLGECSFEYVEVINGLSEGEHIIISDMNNYKNKQTVKVKN, from the coding sequence ATGGATAGAATTATTTCTAAAAAAGAAAAACAAAGAGAAAATACCAAGAAAATACTGAAATATTCTTCTATAATTATTGCCGTTGTAGTTGCTTTCATCATATTAATGAAACTGATGCAAGGCTCTGTTTCAATGAAAAATATTATTGTAAAGGAAGTTGATAAGGGAAATATTGAAATTACTGTTAATGCTACAGGAAAGGTTATTCCGCTTATCGAAGAGATTATTGTATCGCCGATAAATTCGAGAATTTTAGAGGTTTATAAAAATCCCGGCGATTTGCTTAGTGTTGGCGAACCTATATTACTTTTGGAACTGTCTTCGGTTGAAACGGACTTTAATCAGAAGTTGGATGAAAGAGAAATAAAAAGAAGTAAACTTGCGCAATATAAACTTAATTCCGATAACCTGTTGTCGGAATTGAAAATGCAACAAAATGTAAAGGAAATGCAATTGCGCCAATTATATACGGAGTTGCAAAATGAAAAGTATTTGGACAGCATCGGTGCCAGTACTATGGATAAAGTGAGACAAGCATCTTTAAGTTATGAAGTTGCTAAGTTGGAATTCGAACAATTAAAACAACAAATTGAAAATCAGAAAGCAAATACTGAAGCCGAATTAAGGGTACAACAACTCGAGCTCAGTATTTTCGAAAAATCTCTTACTGAAAGCGAAAGATTGTTGAAAGATTCTCGAATCTTATCTCCGCAAAATGCCACGCTGACTTTTGTCAATAATAATATCGGATCGCAAGTGAATGTCGGTGAGCAGGTCGCTATCGTTTCGGATCTTAGTCGCTTTAAAATTGATGCGGAAATTCCGGGAAGCTATGCCGATAAAATAAGTGTAGGATCGAAAGTATTTGTAAAAACCGGATTGCTCTTGCTCGAAGGAACTGCCGTTAATATAACTCCTTCGGTTAAAAACGGAACAATATCTTTTGCAGTTATTTTAAATGATGCCGGAAACCCCAAGCTACGAAGCGGATTAAAAACCGATGTCTATGTTAACTACGGCATTAAGGAAGATGTATTAAGGATTCCTAACGGTTCGTATTATGTAGGGAAGGGAGTTTATGATATGTGGATTATAAATGGAAATGTTGCCGAAAAACGAAAAGTTAATCTCGGAGAGTGTAGTTTCGAGTATGTCGAAGTTATCAACGGCCTAAGTGAAGGCGAACATATTATAATATCGGATATGAATAATTATAAAAACAAACAAACGGTGAAAGTTAAAAATTAA
- a CDS encoding DUF177 domain-containing protein, which yields MSEEIIIRFNDLDIGSHSFDFEIDKEFFEKFDYYDFINCNLKIKIDLIKDVGILTLIMNIKGSVEVECDRCLDSLTIPIDSNETLFIKEGENNNDSDNDNIIHISKDDIEINLSNHIFDIIVLSLPMKKIHPSNENGESTCNATQLAYLTSNNEEKIDPRWEALNKLKN from the coding sequence ATGAGTGAAGAAATTATTATACGATTTAACGATCTTGATATTGGAAGTCATAGTTTTGATTTCGAAATAGATAAAGAGTTCTTTGAAAAGTTTGATTATTATGATTTTATCAATTGTAACTTAAAAATTAAAATTGATTTAATTAAGGATGTAGGGATTTTGACTCTAATTATGAATATTAAAGGCTCGGTTGAAGTTGAATGCGACAGATGCTTAGATTCTTTAACAATTCCGATAGATTCAAACGAAACACTTTTCATAAAAGAAGGTGAAAATAATAATGATTCCGATAATGATAATATAATTCATATCTCAAAAGATGATATTGAAATAAATTTGTCTAATCATATTTTTGATATTATTGTTTTAAGTCTTCCGATGAAAAAAATTCATCCTAGTAATGAAAACGGCGAAAGCACTTGTAATGCAACTCAATTGGCTTATTTAACTTCTAATAATGAAGAAAAAATAGACCCGCGTTGGGAAGCATTAAATAAATTGAAAAATTAG
- a CDS encoding ABC transporter ATP-binding protein: MIKLESISKIYRTKEVETLALENVNLEVDAGEFISIMGPSGCGKSTLLNITGLLDEPTSGKVCINDTITDNMKDAELAEFRNKTLGFVFQSFHLVNSLNILDNVELPLLYRKHVRNRTEKAKEVLARVGLSHRMHHFPSQLSGGQSQRVAIARALIGNPKIILADEPTGNLDSKMGSEIIELLHELNREGATIVMVTHDEHIAKTTKRIIRFFDGRRIE, encoded by the coding sequence ATTATCAAATTAGAAAGTATTTCAAAGATCTACCGGACAAAAGAAGTAGAAACATTAGCATTAGAGAATGTTAATCTTGAAGTTGATGCGGGCGAGTTTATCTCAATTATGGGTCCTTCAGGATGCGGGAAAAGTACTTTGTTGAACATCACCGGATTGCTCGATGAACCGACATCCGGAAAGGTTTGCATCAATGATACCATTACCGATAATATGAAGGATGCCGAATTGGCGGAGTTTCGTAATAAAACATTGGGATTCGTATTTCAAAGTTTTCATCTCGTTAATTCCTTAAATATTCTTGATAATGTTGAGCTTCCCTTACTTTATCGTAAACATGTAAGAAATCGTACCGAAAAAGCCAAAGAAGTTCTGGCACGTGTAGGATTATCACATCGGATGCATCATTTTCCGTCTCAACTTTCCGGCGGGCAAAGTCAGAGAGTTGCTATCGCCAGAGCATTAATCGGCAATCCGAAAATAATCCTTGCCGATGAACCTACGGGAAACTTGGATAGTAAAATGGGTTCGGAAATTATCGAACTGCTCCACGAACTAAATAGAGAAGGCGCAACAATCGTCATGGTTACCCATGATGAACATATCGCCAAAACCACGAAGAGAATAATAAGGTTTTTTGATGGAAGACGGATTGAATAA
- a CDS encoding ABC transporter permease produces the protein MFKVYFKQAFQLLRQNKLISIISIVGTALAIMMIMVIILTEQVKIVNIVPEPNRDKSLYLTLMSKHDKETLWTYGSPVEYNIYKDYISQMETPELITAMYYDRFVIKSDKSKEYISAVTRLVDANYWKVVSLDFIEGTFFNEAEFDAGMQYVVISENVVNKLFDGKNAIGETLEIEATPHKIIGVVKNVIPTFTTAYADIWIPYISNDFYEEEDYDILFLTKHKKDFPLIIEELDNIVRKYNLENDEWEIDFEGPHNHRDNVYAAGEWDINKTVNKANRRTIIMFIILLLVPAINLSNFNISQIRKRYEEIGIRRAFGATKNKILLQVLTENFLCSLIGGVIGLILSYFMVILLKDWLMGLEYWQLEGMTGMETIPIQSLISIPVFIAVFVICIIFNLLSAFVPAYKASKIVIVESINQNED, from the coding sequence ATGTTCAAAGTATATTTCAAACAAGCCTTTCAGCTTTTGCGACAAAACAAACTCATCAGTATTATTTCTATTGTTGGAACCGCATTGGCAATAATGATGATTATGGTTATTATCTTGACGGAACAAGTTAAAATTGTGAATATTGTACCGGAACCGAACAGAGATAAATCGCTTTATTTGACACTGATGAGTAAACATGATAAAGAAACTTTATGGACTTACGGTTCGCCGGTAGAATATAATATTTATAAAGATTACATATCTCAAATGGAAACTCCGGAATTAATTACCGCGATGTATTATGACAGGTTTGTGATAAAAAGTGATAAATCGAAAGAATACATAAGTGCTGTTACGCGTTTGGTTGACGCAAATTATTGGAAGGTAGTTTCTTTGGATTTTATTGAAGGGACTTTTTTTAATGAGGCAGAGTTTGATGCAGGAATGCAGTATGTTGTGATTTCTGAAAATGTTGTAAATAAATTGTTTGACGGTAAGAATGCTATTGGCGAAACCCTGGAGATAGAGGCAACGCCACATAAAATAATTGGCGTGGTAAAAAATGTAATTCCAACTTTTACAACTGCCTATGCTGATATCTGGATACCCTATATCTCAAACGATTTTTATGAAGAAGAAGATTATGATATTTTATTTCTTACAAAACATAAGAAAGACTTTCCATTAATAATAGAAGAGTTAGATAATATTGTAAGAAAATATAATCTGGAAAATGATGAATGGGAAATTGATTTTGAAGGACCGCATAATCACAGAGATAATGTTTATGCTGCCGGTGAATGGGATATAAATAAAACTGTCAATAAAGCAAATCGAAGAACAATTATTATGTTTATAATTTTATTGTTGGTACCGGCAATAAATCTTTCTAATTTCAATATATCACAAATCCGAAAAAGATATGAGGAAATAGGAATCAGAAGAGCTTTCGGCGCAACTAAAAACAAAATTTTGTTGCAAGTTTTGACTGAGAATTTTTTATGTTCCTTAATAGGTGGAGTTATCGGATTGATACTTTCGTATTTCATGGTAATATTACTGAAAGATTGGCTAATGGGTTTAGAGTATTGGCAATTAGAAGGTATGACCGGCATGGAAACAATTCCTATACAAAGCCTGATTTCTATACCCGTTTTTATAGCCGTATTTGTAATATGTATTATTTTCAACTTGTTGTCGGCTTTCGTTCCGGCATATAAGGCTTCTAAAATAGTGATTGTTGAGTCGATAAACCAAAATGAAGATTAA
- a CDS encoding CPBP family intramembrane metalloprotease, which yields MNFLERALDKSNAFWKYIVVAIGFFIVSVVGMMPILLILNKRYSFTPEIIQEFMVSLDFSILGVSQNMGLLIMLIPFVFALFGSILFIKLLHSRSFAETVNGTKKVRWNRAFFAFGIWFLLFLIDYGISYAINPDNFVFHFDIKTFIPLFIISAIFIPIQATCEEFLFRGYLTQGVAAWTKNRWLAVIIPGVIFGLMHLGNNEVTEYGFWIMMPNYVIFGLMLGLISVLDDGIELAIGIHTANNFFASTIVTFDESTLASPALFNMQSINIPLSYLEEIIIWIIIIFIFYKKYNWNLSIMNKRIKANEE from the coding sequence ATGAATTTCTTAGAAAGAGCCTTAGATAAAAGTAATGCATTTTGGAAATATATTGTAGTTGCAATTGGTTTCTTTATTGTAAGTGTTGTAGGTATGATGCCTATACTTTTAATTTTGAATAAGAGGTATTCATTTACTCCCGAGATTATTCAGGAATTTATGGTAAGTCTTGATTTCTCAATACTTGGTGTTTCTCAGAATATGGGTTTGTTGATAATGCTTATTCCCTTTGTATTTGCTCTTTTTGGCAGTATTTTATTTATAAAATTATTGCATTCCCGTTCTTTTGCCGAAACAGTAAACGGAACAAAAAAAGTTAGATGGAATCGCGCTTTCTTTGCTTTCGGAATCTGGTTTTTATTATTTTTAATCGATTATGGAATTTCTTATGCAATTAATCCGGATAATTTTGTATTTCATTTCGATATAAAAACTTTTATTCCTTTATTTATCATTTCCGCTATTTTTATTCCTATACAAGCTACTTGTGAAGAGTTTTTGTTCAGGGGGTATCTTACTCAAGGCGTTGCTGCATGGACTAAAAACAGGTGGTTGGCAGTAATTATCCCGGGTGTAATCTTCGGCTTAATGCATTTAGGAAATAATGAAGTTACAGAGTATGGATTTTGGATAATGATGCCAAATTATGTTATTTTCGGACTTATGTTAGGACTAATTTCTGTTTTAGATGATGGTATTGAATTGGCAATTGGTATTCACACAGCTAATAATTTCTTTGCATCTACAATAGTTACATTTGATGAATCAACATTAGCTTCTCCGGCTCTTTTTAATATGCAAAGTATTAACATTCCATTAAGTTACCTTGAAGAGATTATTATTTGGATAATAATAATATTCATTTTTTATAAAAAATATAATTGGAACTTATCAATTATGAATAAACGAATTAAGGCTAATGAAGAATAG